A region of bacterium DNA encodes the following proteins:
- a CDS encoding DNA photolyase family protein — protein MKFNHSIVWLRRDLRLHDHTALAHAIENSRTVSLIFIFDPSIIKNLPPTDRRLTFIWESLVDIDKQLRLSGGAAVHKFHALPEKVLPELFQTCSIDALFFNHDYEPVAMQRDTAIDRLGREAGVHVQSFKDQVVFEKNEILKDDRTPYKVFTAYKNKWLKEYETLLPENVRPAVNNLTKIVSLNTNFPKVNGLENIKFHRQENFIKGGESEAQKTWKQFSISFLNDYDRLRDLPGEDQTSRLSPFLRFGNISVRQLLLEIKNYSSSGSKIYMSELIWREFFMMILYHFPHVVQQSFNKPFDKVRWLNNEKWFEAWCKGRTGFPIVDAGMRQLSETGWMHNRVRMITASFLVKHLHIDWRWGEKYFAEKLLDYELSSNNGNWQWAAGTGVDAAPYFRIFNPITQSKKFDPEGVYIRRWIPELRELSAKLIHNPSGINQYPSPIIDLDKERKVCLDLYNLRS, from the coding sequence ATGAAGTTTAATCATTCAATTGTCTGGCTTCGCCGCGATCTGCGATTGCACGATCATACGGCATTAGCACATGCGATCGAAAACAGCCGTACGGTTTCACTGATTTTTATTTTTGATCCTTCAATCATTAAAAACCTTCCTCCCACTGACCGCCGATTGACGTTTATTTGGGAATCGCTGGTAGATATCGACAAGCAGCTACGCTTATCCGGAGGTGCGGCAGTCCATAAATTTCACGCCTTGCCGGAAAAAGTATTACCTGAATTATTTCAAACCTGCTCCATCGATGCACTTTTTTTTAATCATGATTACGAACCTGTGGCTATGCAACGCGACACTGCGATCGACCGACTCGGTCGAGAAGCCGGCGTGCATGTTCAATCGTTTAAAGATCAGGTTGTTTTTGAAAAAAACGAAATACTCAAAGACGATCGGACACCTTACAAAGTATTTACCGCTTACAAAAATAAATGGCTCAAGGAGTACGAAACGCTTCTTCCCGAAAATGTACGACCTGCGGTTAATAACCTCACCAAAATCGTTTCTCTGAATACAAATTTTCCGAAAGTAAACGGACTTGAAAATATTAAATTCCACCGGCAAGAAAATTTTATCAAAGGCGGCGAATCGGAAGCCCAAAAAACATGGAAGCAGTTTTCAATAAGTTTTTTAAATGATTATGATCGTCTCCGCGATTTACCGGGCGAAGATCAAACGTCGCGTCTTTCACCGTTTTTACGTTTTGGAAATATTTCAGTAAGACAGTTATTGCTGGAAATAAAAAATTATTCTTCGAGCGGTTCAAAAATTTATATGAGCGAATTAATCTGGCGGGAATTTTTTATGATGATTTTATATCATTTTCCCCACGTTGTACAGCAATCGTTCAATAAGCCCTTCGATAAAGTCCGGTGGTTGAATAATGAAAAGTGGTTTGAAGCATGGTGCAAAGGACGGACTGGATTCCCGATCGTCGATGCCGGAATGCGTCAGCTTAGCGAAACCGGATGGATGCATAATCGCGTACGGATGATCACGGCGTCGTTCCTTGTCAAACATCTGCACATAGACTGGCGCTGGGGTGAAAAGTATTTTGCAGAAAAATTATTGGACTACGAGTTATCGAGTAATAACGGCAACTGGCAATGGGCGGCAGGCACCGGTGTTGACGCGGCGCCTTATTTTCGTATTTTTAATCCGATCACACAAAGTAAAAAGTTTGACCCGGAAGGCGTCTACATCCGGCGATGGATTCCTGAATTAAGAGAATTATCGGCAAAATTAATTCACAATCCTTCCGGTATCAATCAGTACCCGTCTCCGATCATTGATTTGGACAAAGAACGGAAAGTGTGTTTGGATCTTTATAATCTTCGCAGTTAG
- a CDS encoding ABC transporter ATP-binding protein/permease: MQLLLNYLKEYWKLVVLALVLAAINQVFSLLDPWILKKVIDEYATRYSEYTTEQFFRGVFMLLGASVGVAMVSRIAKNFQDYFVNVVTQRLGAQIYSDGIRHSLELPYSVFEDQRSGETLGKLQKVRTDTERLISAFINILFTSIVGVIFVTIYAISVHWLIAPIYFLTIPLIGYLSSVLSKKIKKVQKDIVAETTALAGSTTESLRNIELVKSLGLAQQEIERLNGTTGKILQLELKKVRYLRSLSFIQGTVVNFLRTTIMFVMLYLIFDRQITVGEFFSLFIYSFFIFGPLQELGNVINVYREAEVSLKNFQDILQTPKDPKPERPVHVPEISSLSFDNVSFKHLTSNFHALTDISFEARVGETLAFVGPSGAGKTTLVKLLVGLYIPQSGQILYNEHPSGAVDLDSLRGQIGFVTQDTQLFSGTIRENLLFVNPQATDEECMDVLQKAACQSLLARADKGLDTVIGEGGVKVSGGEKQRLSIARALLRKPTILVFDEATSALDSLTEEEITETIRSISARQNHLTIIIAHRLSTIMHADKIFVLEKGKIAETGKHGELLEAKGLYYAMWRQQIGERNGRLIENAVKTMTMN; encoded by the coding sequence ATGCAACTGTTACTGAATTATCTTAAAGAATATTGGAAATTGGTGGTACTGGCTTTGGTTCTGGCGGCGATCAACCAGGTTTTTTCTCTGCTCGATCCGTGGATTTTGAAAAAGGTCATTGACGAATATGCGACGCGGTATAGCGAATATACTACCGAGCAGTTTTTTCGCGGAGTATTCATGTTGTTAGGCGCATCAGTCGGCGTCGCCATGGTTTCACGTATTGCCAAAAATTTTCAGGATTATTTTGTTAATGTCGTTACTCAACGGTTAGGCGCGCAAATATATTCGGACGGCATCCGTCATTCATTGGAATTACCGTATTCGGTATTCGAAGACCAACGCAGCGGCGAGACGCTGGGGAAATTGCAGAAAGTTCGAACCGACACGGAACGTTTGATTTCAGCCTTCATCAATATTTTGTTTACGTCCATCGTCGGCGTAATTTTTGTAACGATTTATGCCATCAGCGTTCATTGGCTGATTGCGCCTATTTATTTTTTGACCATTCCGTTGATCGGGTACCTGAGTTCCGTACTCAGTAAAAAAATTAAAAAAGTCCAGAAAGACATCGTGGCGGAAACGACGGCGCTGGCCGGCTCGACAACGGAATCGTTGCGTAATATCGAGTTAGTCAAAAGCCTCGGTCTTGCTCAACAGGAGATCGAACGTCTCAATGGCACCACCGGTAAAATTTTACAGCTCGAATTAAAAAAAGTCCGTTATCTGCGAAGCTTGAGTTTCATTCAAGGAACGGTTGTTAATTTCCTGCGTACAACAATTATGTTTGTGATGCTGTATCTTATTTTTGATCGTCAGATAACGGTGGGTGAATTTTTCTCACTGTTTATTTATTCGTTTTTTATTTTCGGTCCGTTGCAGGAACTGGGCAATGTGATCAATGTCTACCGGGAAGCGGAAGTTTCACTCAAAAACTTTCAGGATATTCTGCAAACGCCGAAGGACCCGAAACCCGAGCGTCCCGTGCATGTGCCGGAGATCTCCAGTCTATCCTTTGACAATGTGAGTTTTAAACATCTGACGTCGAATTTTCACGCATTGACGGATATTTCATTTGAAGCGCGGGTCGGAGAAACGTTGGCGTTTGTCGGACCGTCCGGCGCCGGCAAAACCACATTGGTCAAATTACTTGTCGGTCTCTATATTCCTCAAAGCGGGCAAATCTTATATAACGAACATCCGAGCGGAGCCGTCGATCTGGATTCGTTGCGCGGACAGATCGGTTTTGTCACACAAGACACGCAATTATTTTCAGGAACCATACGCGAAAATCTTTTATTCGTCAACCCTCAAGCGACGGACGAAGAATGTATGGATGTATTGCAGAAAGCCGCTTGCCAAAGCCTGTTGGCGCGGGCGGATAAGGGCCTGGACACCGTGATCGGCGAAGGCGGCGTCAAAGTTTCCGGCGGTGAAAAACAACGGTTGTCCATTGCACGGGCGCTTCTCAGAAAACCGACGATCCTGGTATTTGATGAAGCCACGTCGGCATTGGATTCGCTGACCGAAGAAGAGATTACGGAAACAATTCGTTCCATTTCCGCAAGGCAAAATCACCTGACGATCATAATTGCGCATCGCTTATCGACGATCATGCACGCGGACAAAATTTTTGTTTTGGAAAAAGGGAAAATTGCCGAAACGGGAAAACACGGAGAGTTGCTTGAAGCTAAAGGCTTGTATTACGCGATGTGGCGCCAGCAGATCGGCGAGCGTAATGGCCGGTTGATCGAAAACGCCGTGAAAACGATGACAATGAATTGA
- a CDS encoding ABC transporter permease, which yields MVWTIVEKEFKFILTSPKFFGTFLVCSILILLSFFVGIQEYRVTVAQFETGQAMNQQSLRERTTWSGAVNRVYRYPDPLQIIVLGVNYDIGRFAPISVWTPVKLMESAYSQELIYAVFRFLDFNFIVVIVLSLFAILFTYDAVNGERESGTLKLTLANAVPKSTLIVAKLIGSWIGLVVPLLIPLLLGLLLLLVYQIPLSADHWLRLLSLFGLAIVYFTFFMILGLLVSSLTQRSATSFMILLVSWIVLTLIVPRAAIMIAGQIIQVPSAAEIDSQIDGYSKSQWEKYREGVQKTWERRNNELDKIPEKDREAYREQKLWSWLEEDDVARKAMQEDVARYSKQINEDMENRKLQQVKTGFALSRFSPASSFQLAAMNLAETDIFIKKRYEQTLNDYHVVFSDFIQKKSKESGGEGLRVTVDSRKGFNVQVPDMKKTISADEIPHFQHPKRNTGDILSDLMMDLSLLVVFSGIALVSVFVAFLRYDVR from the coding sequence ATGGTGTGGACGATCGTTGAAAAAGAGTTCAAATTTATTCTGACCAGCCCGAAATTTTTTGGCACTTTTCTGGTGTGTTCCATTTTGATCCTGCTGAGCTTTTTTGTGGGCATTCAGGAATATCGTGTGACGGTAGCTCAATTCGAAACCGGGCAGGCGATGAACCAACAAAGCCTGCGTGAACGGACAACCTGGTCGGGCGCGGTCAATCGGGTCTACCGCTATCCCGATCCGCTGCAAATTATTGTTTTGGGCGTTAATTATGACATCGGGCGGTTTGCGCCGATCAGCGTCTGGACGCCTGTAAAACTGATGGAAAGTGCGTACTCTCAGGAATTGATATATGCCGTTTTTCGTTTTCTTGATTTTAATTTCATTGTCGTCATTGTCCTGTCATTATTTGCAATTCTTTTTACCTACGATGCCGTTAACGGCGAACGCGAAAGCGGTACATTAAAATTAACACTCGCGAATGCTGTTCCGAAATCGACGCTGATCGTAGCCAAATTAATTGGTTCATGGATAGGGCTTGTTGTGCCGTTATTGATTCCATTATTGCTGGGGTTACTGCTGTTACTGGTTTATCAAATTCCACTTTCGGCGGATCACTGGCTCCGCCTATTAAGTTTGTTTGGTTTGGCTATTGTATATTTTACGTTTTTTATGATACTCGGCCTGCTGGTTTCATCATTGACTCAGCGCTCGGCAACATCGTTTATGATATTGTTGGTCAGTTGGATTGTTTTGACGCTGATCGTGCCGCGGGCTGCGATCATGATCGCAGGGCAAATTATTCAAGTGCCTTCCGCGGCGGAAATTGACAGCCAGATCGACGGCTATTCAAAATCGCAGTGGGAAAAATACCGTGAAGGCGTACAAAAAACATGGGAACGCCGTAATAATGAACTGGATAAAATCCCTGAAAAAGATCGGGAAGCTTACCGTGAGCAAAAATTGTGGAGTTGGTTGGAAGAAGATGATGTAGCGCGTAAAGCTATGCAGGAAGATGTAGCAAGATATTCAAAGCAAATTAATGAGGATATGGAGAATCGTAAATTGCAACAAGTCAAGACCGGTTTTGCTTTGTCTCGATTTTCTCCGGCATCATCGTTTCAACTTGCAGCTATGAATTTGGCTGAAACGGATATTTTTATCAAGAAACGCTATGAACAAACGTTGAACGATTACCATGTCGTTTTTTCTGATTTTATTCAGAAAAAAAGCAAAGAAAGTGGAGGCGAAGGTTTGAGGGTGACAGTTGACAGTAGAAAAGGATTCAACGTTCAGGTACCGGACATGAAAAAAACTATCAGTGCGGATGAAATTCCTCACTTTCAGCATCCGAAAAGAAATACGGGCGACATCCTCAGCGATCTTATGATGGATTTGTCCTTATTGGTTGTTTTTAGCGGGATTGCTTTAGTCAGCGTATTCGTGGCGTTCTTGCGGTACGATGTGCGGTGA
- a CDS encoding thiolase family protein → MKNVVIIDGVRTPYIKAGTLFNKLTAVDLGKLTIHELLARTNMSADQIDEVIVGNIAQPPEATNVARIIALESGIPKNIPAFTVQRNCASGMQAVADAYLRISSGMADVIIAGGVESMSNIPLLFAQTFTDKFAEFYKARSFGQKLGALSKLKLRDLKPVIGLQLGLTDGYCGLNMGETAEVLAKEYGVSRQEQDEFAVMSHQRATKATDDGILKQEIAPVYLPPSYKNVVDEDNGIRKNQNMEALAKLRPVFDRRFGTVTAGNSSQITDGAAFVLVMSEEKAKALGYDILGYIRGFGFAGLDPERMGLGPVFSTPIALKRAGLAMKDIQLVEMNEAFAAQVIANERCFASKKFANEKLDLSEPLGEIGRERLNVNGGAIALGHPVGSSATRLIVTLLKEMKRRQLQFGLATLCIGGGQGGAMVLERK, encoded by the coding sequence ATGAAAAACGTTGTCATAATCGACGGTGTGCGTACTCCTTATATCAAAGCCGGTACGCTTTTCAACAAACTCACGGCGGTCGATCTTGGAAAACTGACCATACACGAATTGCTCGCCCGCACGAACATGTCCGCAGATCAGATCGATGAAGTGATCGTCGGCAATATTGCCCAACCGCCGGAAGCAACAAATGTGGCACGTATCATCGCTTTGGAATCAGGTATTCCCAAGAATATCCCGGCATTCACCGTACAACGCAATTGTGCCAGCGGCATGCAGGCCGTTGCTGATGCGTATTTACGTATTTCTTCAGGAATGGCCGACGTGATTATCGCGGGAGGAGTGGAATCGATGAGCAACATTCCCCTGCTTTTCGCGCAAACGTTCACGGATAAATTTGCTGAATTTTATAAAGCACGCTCGTTCGGACAAAAGCTCGGCGCGTTGAGCAAATTAAAATTACGCGACTTGAAACCGGTGATCGGGTTGCAACTCGGCCTCACCGATGGTTATTGTGGACTTAATATGGGCGAAACGGCCGAAGTGCTGGCTAAAGAATACGGCGTCAGCCGGCAGGAACAAGACGAATTTGCCGTCATGAGTCATCAACGCGCTACCAAAGCAACCGACGACGGAATTTTAAAACAAGAGATCGCACCGGTTTATCTTCCGCCATCTTATAAAAACGTTGTCGATGAAGATAACGGCATCCGCAAAAATCAAAACATGGAAGCGCTGGCTAAATTGCGCCCTGTTTTTGACCGACGATTCGGCACTGTTACAGCAGGCAATTCCAGCCAGATCACGGACGGTGCGGCGTTTGTCCTCGTAATGTCGGAAGAAAAAGCCAAAGCGCTGGGCTACGATATTCTCGGATACATCCGCGGTTTCGGTTTCGCCGGACTTGATCCTGAACGCATGGGTCTCGGTCCCGTTTTCAGTACGCCGATCGCACTGAAACGCGCCGGATTAGCCATGAAAGATATTCAATTGGTCGAAATGAATGAAGCTTTTGCCGCGCAAGTCATTGCCAACGAACGGTGTTTTGCATCGAAAAAATTTGCCAATGAAAAATTGGATCTGTCTGAACCGCTCGGAGAAATCGGCCGTGAACGCTTGAACGTTAACGGCGGCGCGATTGCGTTAGGTCACCCCGTCGGTTCATCTGCAACTCGATTGATCGTTACGTTGTTGAAAGAAATGAAACGCCGGCAATTGCAATTCGGTCTCGCGACGTTGTGTATCGGCGGCGGTCAAGGCGGCGCGATGGTGTTGGAAAGAAAATAG
- a CDS encoding AAA family ATPase, whose amino-acid sequence MNLSSHTNTEQFKKEFEEFLKGKYGSGDPEQDSMGAKAGTKSSDSESEINFDLKPEELEAYLKQFVECQDEAIEIMATKIATHYNRMKLEDTLTEEQKLVGNIKSNVLMIGPTGVGKTYIVKLIANKIGVPFVKGDATKFSETGYVGGDVEDLIRDLVREADGDIKRAEYGIVYLDEIDKIASATNFRGIDVSRTGVQRNLLKLMEESEVDLRVPHDMASQMEAAMEAQRTGKVVRKKVNTKNILFVMSGAFSGLDDIIRKRVQQKRMGFGSDPTRSADVSKSDLFRRIKTEDLLEYGFESEFVGRLPVLAVLNELTVDALFNILKNENSSVTLSKKRDFQAYGIDINFDDDALRIFAERAHRQKTGARGLVNILENVLIKYEKKLPSTQIRKFRVTKDVVENPDTELNKLLTYSSMKEFQETFLRNHGIVFEFSDTAINRISKRAGEIKSTFNLIARDLFKDYEYGLKLAGKTNFVVSEEVIDDPRKYLDELIKSSYGNK is encoded by the coding sequence ATGAATCTCTCATCGCATACGAATACGGAGCAATTTAAAAAAGAATTCGAAGAGTTTCTTAAAGGCAAATACGGCAGCGGTGACCCTGAACAGGACTCAATGGGCGCTAAAGCCGGCACCAAGAGCTCTGATTCTGAATCTGAAATCAATTTCGACCTTAAACCCGAAGAACTTGAAGCATACCTGAAACAATTTGTCGAGTGTCAGGATGAAGCCATTGAAATCATGGCCACTAAAATTGCGACGCATTACAACCGGATGAAACTGGAAGATACGTTGACGGAAGAGCAAAAGCTCGTCGGTAATATTAAAAGCAATGTATTGATGATCGGCCCTACCGGCGTCGGCAAAACGTATATTGTCAAACTGATTGCCAACAAAATCGGCGTACCGTTTGTCAAGGGCGATGCGACGAAATTCAGCGAAACCGGTTACGTCGGCGGCGACGTGGAAGACCTGATCCGTGATCTCGTGCGGGAAGCCGACGGCGATATCAAACGCGCGGAATACGGCATCGTCTACCTCGATGAAATCGACAAAATTGCATCGGCGACAAATTTTCGTGGCATCGATGTTTCGCGTACCGGCGTTCAGCGAAACTTGCTCAAATTGATGGAAGAATCGGAAGTCGATCTGCGCGTCCCGCACGATATGGCTTCGCAGATGGAAGCGGCTATGGAAGCTCAACGCACCGGGAAAGTTGTACGCAAAAAAGTAAACACCAAAAATATCTTGTTCGTGATGAGCGGTGCGTTCTCAGGACTCGACGACATTATCCGTAAACGCGTACAACAAAAGCGTATGGGTTTCGGTTCCGATCCTACGCGATCAGCCGACGTAAGCAAAAGCGACTTATTCCGGCGCATCAAAACCGAAGACCTGCTTGAATACGGGTTTGAATCCGAATTTGTCGGGCGATTGCCTGTTCTGGCCGTTCTCAACGAGTTGACGGTCGATGCCTTGTTCAATATTCTGAAAAATGAAAACAGCAGCGTGACGCTCAGCAAAAAACGCGACTTCCAGGCCTACGGCATCGACATAAATTTTGACGATGATGCCCTACGGATATTCGCCGAACGCGCTCACCGGCAAAAAACAGGCGCCCGCGGTTTGGTCAACATTCTCGAAAACGTACTGATCAAATACGAGAAAAAACTTCCGTCAACGCAGATCCGCAAATTTCGCGTTACTAAAGACGTCGTGGAAAATCCTGATACGGAACTGAATAAATTGCTTACGTACAGTTCGATGAAGGAATTTCAGGAAACCTTCCTCCGCAATCACGGAATCGTATTTGAATTTTCTGATACCGCGATTAATCGTATTTCCAAACGAGCCGGCGAAATCAAAAGCACTTTCAATCTGATTGCTCGTGACTTGTTCAAAGATTATGAATACGGATTGAAGCTGGCCGGAAAAACGAATTTCGTCGTCAGCGAAGAAGTGATCGACGATCCGAGAAAATATTTGGATGAACTGATCAAGTCATCCTACGGTAATAAATAA
- the moeB gene encoding molybdopterin-synthase adenylyltransferase MoeB codes for MNIFSAEELARYSRHIILPEFGLEGQKKLKDAKVLVIGTGGLGSPMLLYLAAAGVGTIGIVDFDIVDESNLQRQVLFQVKDVGQPKVVAAKARLEGLNPHIHIITHHCMLSSQNAMDILRDYDVIADGTDNFPTRYLVNDACALLNKPLVYGSIFQFDGQVSVFNFTDSNGAVGPNYRDLFPTPPPPGLVPSCAEGGVLGVLPGIIGSMQANEVIKIITGIGEPLSGRLLLFDALKFETRILKFSRDESNPINGTNPSIRHLIDYDEFCGITHKPDDTIRDVSVDELKRMIDARADFQLIDVREPFEYDLVHLDAELIPLKSIAEKIDKIVRNKPVVVYCKSGMRSAKAIRELQITFGLTNLYNLKGGIIEFINRIDPSMPKY; via the coding sequence ATGAACATTTTTTCTGCCGAAGAACTCGCCCGTTACAGCCGGCATATTATCTTACCTGAATTCGGTCTTGAAGGACAAAAAAAACTTAAAGACGCCAAAGTCCTTGTGATTGGAACCGGAGGGCTTGGCAGCCCGATGCTGCTGTATCTTGCTGCCGCAGGAGTGGGTACGATTGGAATTGTCGATTTCGATATCGTCGACGAAAGTAATTTACAAAGACAGGTTTTATTTCAGGTCAAAGACGTCGGCCAGCCGAAAGTTGTAGCCGCAAAAGCGCGCCTTGAGGGACTCAATCCGCACATTCATATAATCACGCATCACTGCATGCTCAGTTCGCAAAATGCAATGGACATTCTTCGTGACTACGATGTCATTGCGGATGGCACGGACAATTTTCCCACTCGTTACTTGGTTAACGATGCATGCGCCTTATTGAATAAGCCATTGGTTTACGGTTCGATTTTCCAGTTTGACGGCCAGGTGTCCGTGTTCAATTTCACAGATTCAAACGGCGCTGTCGGGCCTAACTATCGCGATCTTTTTCCAACACCGCCGCCGCCGGGACTGGTTCCAAGTTGCGCTGAAGGAGGCGTTTTGGGCGTTTTACCAGGAATTATCGGGAGCATGCAGGCGAATGAAGTGATCAAAATCATTACCGGCATCGGCGAACCTTTGTCCGGACGATTATTACTTTTCGATGCATTAAAATTTGAAACACGCATTTTAAAATTTTCACGTGACGAGAGCAATCCCATCAACGGAACAAATCCATCGATTCGTCACCTGATCGACTATGATGAATTCTGCGGTATTACGCACAAGCCTGACGATACCATACGTGACGTTTCCGTCGACGAACTTAAACGCATGATCGATGCACGCGCCGATTTCCAATTGATCGACGTACGGGAACCGTTTGAATATGATCTCGTTCATCTCGACGCGGAATTGATACCGTTAAAATCGATTGCAGAAAAGATCGATAAGATTGTGCGTAATAAACCGGTTGTTGTCTACTGTAAATCCGGAATGAGAAGCGCCAAAGCGATCCGGGAATTACAAATAACATTCGGCCTCACTAATCTTTACAATCTTAAAGGCGGCATCATAGAATTTATCAACCGGATTGATCCGTCAATGCCGAAATACTAA
- a CDS encoding ABC transporter ATP-binding protein — protein sequence MLEARNLTKRYEDQTLALDGVSFRVLPGQIYAMLGGNGAGKTTTINIFLNFINPTEGEALVDGIVTHQQPLAAKTKIAFVSENVMLYPNFTAIENLEYFTKLAGKQHSNKELESVLMRVGLQKEAFDRKLKGFSKGMRQKCGIAIAILKDAPAIILDEPTSGLDPKAGFEFMKLLMELREEQKAILMSTHDIFRAKESSDVVGIMNQGQLVMQRAQKELEGEDLEKLYVQFMAGYMEPLSA from the coding sequence ATGCTGGAAGCAAGAAATTTAACCAAACGTTATGAAGATCAGACGCTGGCGCTGGATGGCGTATCGTTCAGAGTATTGCCCGGGCAGATATACGCGATGCTTGGCGGTAACGGGGCCGGCAAAACTACCACCATCAATATTTTTTTAAATTTCATTAATCCTACGGAAGGTGAAGCGCTCGTTGACGGTATTGTGACGCATCAACAACCGCTGGCCGCGAAAACGAAAATAGCGTTTGTTTCAGAGAACGTCATGCTGTATCCCAATTTCACTGCGATTGAAAATCTCGAATATTTTACCAAACTCGCCGGAAAACAGCATTCAAATAAAGAGCTGGAGTCTGTTTTAATGCGCGTCGGTTTGCAAAAAGAAGCGTTTGACAGAAAACTGAAAGGATTTTCGAAAGGCATGCGACAAAAATGCGGCATTGCGATTGCGATTTTGAAAGATGCACCCGCAATTATTTTAGACGAACCGACTTCCGGACTGGATCCTAAAGCCGGGTTTGAATTTATGAAACTGCTCATGGAGTTACGTGAAGAACAAAAAGCTATTCTGATGTCGACGCACGATATCTTCCGCGCTAAAGAAAGTTCGGACGTGGTAGGCATTATGAACCAAGGGCAACTCGTTATGCAGCGCGCGCAAAAGGAACTTGAAGGCGAAGATCTTGAAAAATTGTATGTGCAATTCATGGCCGGTTATATGGAACCGCTGTCTGCATAA
- a CDS encoding ABC transporter permease subunit — protein MFKTIVLKEIREMIGSVKFVFSFSVCAILILLAFYVGARNYQVNRAQYEASMRENIRQMEGLTEWGQVETQVFLPPSPLAALISGLSNDVGRSIKVETVGELISENSRYGEDPVYAVFRFLDLEFVFQVILSLFAILLAYNAVNGEKEQGTLKLTFANAVPKDRYILAKLCGVFISIIGPMLVPILIGCILLIIMGIPMNGSEWLRLSLIVFAGLLFFAVFLNLSIFVSAKTERSSYSFLILLIVWIFFVLIIPRTSILLAGRAIDVPSIDEIHAQKFRNQSQLWTEDMQKINAFVAPSNDPEQAIASFNTFMNKTRDEREAKIAEFNQRLNEDRNNRQTVQREWAFRIARFSPTASLSLAVMNLAGTSQGIEQQFLDQARSYQQSFAQFIKSKNNGETGGHMVRIQVGGAPQEKPKPINPYEIPAFQFQTLSNGEYITPALTDLGLLIGFNLIFFAGAIWAFLKFDVR, from the coding sequence ATGTTTAAAACTATAGTATTAAAAGAAATTCGCGAGATGATCGGCTCGGTAAAATTTGTTTTTTCGTTCAGTGTGTGCGCTATCCTGATCCTTTTGGCATTTTATGTCGGAGCGCGCAATTATCAGGTCAACCGCGCTCAATATGAAGCGTCGATGCGCGAAAACATCAGGCAAATGGAAGGCCTTACGGAATGGGGCCAGGTTGAGACTCAGGTTTTTCTGCCACCGTCGCCGCTCGCCGCTTTGATTTCAGGTTTATCCAATGACGTGGGACGATCCATTAAAGTTGAAACAGTGGGCGAATTGATTTCTGAAAACAGCCGGTACGGTGAAGACCCGGTTTATGCCGTATTCCGGTTTCTTGATTTGGAATTTGTCTTCCAGGTGATTTTATCGTTGTTCGCCATTTTGCTGGCGTATAACGCCGTCAATGGTGAGAAGGAACAAGGTACTTTGAAATTAACTTTTGCCAATGCCGTTCCAAAAGATCGTTACATTCTTGCCAAACTGTGCGGCGTATTTATTTCCATTATTGGTCCGATGTTAGTGCCGATTCTGATCGGATGTATTTTGTTGATCATTATGGGAATCCCGATGAACGGATCGGAATGGCTGCGTTTGAGCCTGATTGTTTTTGCGGGTCTTTTATTTTTTGCAGTTTTTCTGAATTTATCAATTTTTGTTTCGGCTAAAACCGAACGTTCATCGTATTCGTTCTTGATCCTTTTGATCGTTTGGATTTTTTTCGTTTTGATCATTCCGCGTACATCCATTTTGTTGGCCGGCCGGGCGATCGACGTTCCTTCGATTGATGAAATTCATGCGCAGAAATTCCGTAATCAATCGCAGCTATGGACGGAGGATATGCAGAAGATCAATGCCTTCGTAGCTCCTAGTAACGATCCTGAACAAGCCATTGCGTCTTTCAATACATTTATGAACAAAACGCGGGATGAGCGCGAAGCCAAAATCGCCGAGTTCAATCAGCGTTTGAATGAAGACCGGAATAATCGGCAAACGGTTCAGCGCGAATGGGCATTCCGGATTGCGCGTTTTTCTCCCACCGCATCGCTATCGCTCGCGGTGATGAACCTTGCGGGTACGTCACAGGGCATTGAACAGCAATTTCTCGATCAGGCGCGATCGTACCAACAGAGTTTCGCTCAATTCATCAAATCTAAAAATAACGGTGAAACCGGCGGACACATGGTTCGGATCCAGGTTGGCGGCGCGCCTCAGGAAAAACCGAAACCTATCAATCCTTATGAAATTCCTGCATTCCAATTTCAAACATTGAGTAACGGCGAATACATTACGCCTGCGTTAACCGATCTCGGATTATTGATTGGGTTCAATTTAATATTTTTCGCCGGAGCAATTTGGGCGTTTTTAAAATTTGACGTGCGTTGA